A segment of the Fibrobacter succinogenes subsp. succinogenes S85 genome:
GAACGTGGTGACCATGCTGAATATCATACACGAGCCATCATCGCAGATGTGTATGCGAGGGTTGAGCGTATCTATGGCAGGTGTGGTTTGAGTGGCAGGGATTGCTGTTTTGCTGCTACTAGACTTTTCCTCGGACGAGCTTGACAGCGTTTCGCTTGATGAAGAATCTTCGTACGGCGGGAGAATGCCTGCTTCTGGAGGTGGCTCGTAAGACGAACTGCTAGGTTTTTCGACGGAAGAACTGCTGAGACGTTCAGAAGACATGACCATCGGGGAACCCGATTCTGGCGGCGGGTACACCATGGAGCTACTCAATGGCTGCATTGCAGAGGATAGTGCTTCGATGGCTTCGCTGCTGAGATGTTCTCCGCTTGAAGAAATGTCGGTATAGCTAGAACTGCTGTATTGTTCTCCGCATGCCGCCTGTCCGCATGTCGGTTCGTTCTCTGGCTGCTGCTTGGGATGGTCTCCGCTATTTGCCGATACACTGTCATCGCAAGCTGTTGCACCGATGGATGCCGCAATTCCGAGTGCAGCTGCGACCGCACTTTGGGTAAAATGGCTCAATTTTGAGCTTTTGACGACTTTCTTCTTCTCAATTTTCATGGTTCCCTCTAACACTTGCAGATCTTATACATTGTCAAACATTTCGTATGTGGACACCATGCTCACTAGCGGAAAGTCGTCATCGTCATGGCACATAATGACGTTTACGCCCATAGAATCAATTTTGTTGCAATCTCTTGGCCATGGTGGGACGACTTCTGTGGAACTGCTAGATTCTTCCTTGACGCTCGACGAACTGCGGGGCTTTTCGACAAATGTGCTGCTAGAACTTTCGGATGAGCTGCTGACGATTTCTTCTGACGAACTGCTTTGAATTGGTGCAACAGAAGAGCTGCTTGGCGTTTGTACGGAAGAAGAAGAAAGTGCTTCGATGGCTTCACTGCTGAGTCGTTCGTGGCTCAGCGGAATATCGGTTACAGAAGAACTTGATTGTATTTCGGGGCTTTCGGAGGCGTCGCTGCTGTTTGGATTGTTGTTGTCTGGTTCAACAGGGCCGATAACCTGACCACTTTCAGCATCGCCTGTACAGCCGCTCATCAAAATTGCGGACATGCCAAGCATTGAGGCAACACCTGCCTTGGTGGCATTCGACAAACGTGAATTTCCGGTAACTTTCTTCTTCTCGATTTTCATAAAAATTTTCCTCCTTACATCCTTACACCATGTTAATATAGTTTGTTTTGGAATATAAAGTGTAATTTGGGGCCTTTTTTGTGATTGGCTCTGAACGTTTTTGTTGCATCCGTTGCATATAGGCGTTGCGACTTCGCCGCAGTTGGCAGAACTTAGTTGGTAGAACTTAGAATATGCAAAAAATGCATCCGGAATCCCGAATGCATTTCTCTAAGTTCTAAGATCTAAGCTCTAAGTTCTAAAGGCTAAGTCTTATCTTCACCGCGGAGCATGATGACCTTGCCCGTGCGGATGTATTCCACGATTTCGAACTTCTGCAACAAGCTCTTGAGGGTATCGACCTTCTGGCTGTTGCCCGTAATCTGGATAATCATGGACGTCATCGTCATATCCACCGTGTTGGCGTGGAAATGGTCGCAAAGCTGCAAGATTTCGGTGCGCTGTTCTGCAGTGCAACGAACCTTGATGAGGGCAAGTTCCTTTTCCACAGCGTCCGTACCGGTATGGTCCTTGGCCTGAACCACGTCCACGAGCTTTTCGAGCTGCTTGATGATTTGCATCAAGATTTCGGGATTGCCGTGAGCGATGATGTTCATGCGGCTGAAG
Coding sequences within it:
- the ilvN gene encoding acetolactate synthase small subunit, coding for MKDIAHSISLLVANRPGVLVRIALVFSRRGYNIDSLVVSPTLDPNFSRMNIIAHGNPEILMQIIKQLEKLVDVVQAKDHTGTDAVEKELALIKVRCTAEQRTEILQLCDHFHANTVDMTMTSMIIQITGNSQKVDTLKSLLQKFEIVEYIRTGKVIMLRGEDKT